A stretch of Halichondria panicea chromosome 1, odHalPani1.1, whole genome shotgun sequence DNA encodes these proteins:
- the LOC135341084 gene encoding uncharacterized protein LOC135341084, whose translation MSMFSSCMLTLPAGQSQRSTFRRSSKTSQSLGSNWNLNKAHKLYFLVILVLSGDIQSNPGPVVNWKYPCGKCNCPVKTNQAGIMCEVCYAWHHCKCVCIDDSEYHRLQLSDEAWCCSSCFRTALPFHDSSTLNSTISSTSCSTSDSISSSLASSHGRDCTIVYTNCRSVLPKMDILRTHAASFGPDVYALTETWLDDSISDIEIFIPDYTIIRRDRNRHGGGVLLYVRESTPVELVTKHPSLELLLVEAKFTNSPTLLGIYYRPPSAGSANLADLECALESLQPSRLSNSILMGDFNIDLSKNSMQMLSHFHLTQVVSEPTRLTDKGSSLIDHVYISDHSLLQSCSTSPPLGSSDHQCISVVLKWSTRPIKRVKRDVWLYSRADWDSVNAELLSDSTTTHSFTDINSALSQWKNSFLSVLSRHIPRRLVSTRKHIPWLTTEIIRLLRRRDCSHSRAKALNTESSWSKFRSLRNRSVAAVRAAKWAFLKSLGSLIKSPKEFWSTYHALSPTKQRIPHTLTNGTITADSPFSKANLLNTHFTSCLSNTTDVLSSPWDAPVSPSLDSISCSPDQVLSLLSRTKLKTASGPDGISSHMLRKTSSSIHHFFTYLFNK comes from the coding sequence atGAGTATGTTCTCAAGCTGTATGTTAACTCTACCTGCTGGACAGTCCCAGAGATCCACTTTCAGGAGATCAAGTAAAACCTCTCAGTCTTTGGGCTCTAATTGGAACCTAAACAAAGCACACAAACTCTACTTCCTAGTTATCCTTGTTCTCTCTGGCGATATTCAGTCTAACCCTGGCCCTGTTGTCAATTGGAAGTACCCTTGTGGAAAATGCAACTGTCCTGTAAAGACCAACCAAGCTGGAATCATGTGTGAAGTCTGCTATGCATGGCACCACTGCAAATGTGTCTGCATTGATGATTCTGAGTATCACAGGCTCCAGTTGTCTGATGAAGCATGGTGTTGCTCCTCTTGCTTCAGGACAGCCTTGCCGTTCCATGACTCATCAACACTAAACTCTACCATCAGCTCAACCTCTTGCTCTACTTCAGACTCTATTTCTTCCTCACTCGCCAGTTCTCATGGAAGGGACTGCACAATTGTGTACACTAACTGTCGCAGCGTACTGCCCAAAATGGACATCCTTCGTACCCATGCTGCCTCCTTTGGCCCAGATGTTTACGCTCTCACTGAAACCTGGCTCGACGATTCCATATCTGACATTGAGATCTTTATTCCTGACTATACTATCATCCGTCGTGACAGAAATCGCCATGGAGGTGGCGTACTTCTTTACGTCAGGGAGAGTACCCCTGTGGAGCTAGTTACCAAGCACCCAAGCTTAGAACTCCTGCTAGTAGAAGCTAAATTCACAAACAGCCCTACCCTTCTTGGTATTTACTATAGACCACCTTCGGCGGGGAGTGCCAACCTTGCAGACCTTGAGTGTGCCCTGGAGAGCCTTCAACCGTCTAGGCTATCAAACTCTATCCTTATGGGTGATTTCAATATTGATCTCTCAAAAAACTCCATGCAAATGCTTTCTCATTTCCACCTGACCCAGGTTGTCTCTGAACCTACTAGACTCACGGATAAAGGTTCTTCACTTATTGATCATGTCTACATCTCTGACCACTCGCTCTTACAGTCGTGCTCCACGTCACCACCTCTAGGGTCCTCTGACCACCAATGCATCTCAGTGGTCCTCAAGTGGTCAACCAGACCTATTAAAAGAGTCAAAAGAGACGTGTGGTTGTATTCTAGAGCAGATTGGGATTCAGTTAATGCAGAGCTTTTGTCAGACTCGACCACCACACACTCATTCACAGATATAAACTCGGCCTTATCCCAGTGGAAAAACTCCTTCCTTTCAGTCCTCAGTCGACATATCCCTCGACGTCTTGTCTCCACTCGCAAACACATCCCTTGGCTGACTACTGAGATCATTCGCTTACTTCGTAGAAGGGATTGCAGTCACTCTCGTGCCAAAGCTCTTAATACAGAATCGTCTTGGTCGAAGTTTCGCTCTCTCCGAAATCGATCAGTTGCTGCAGTTCGTGCAGCTAAGTGGGCTTTCCTTAAGAGCCTGGGCAGTCTAATTAAGTCACCCAAGGAATTTTGGTCAACTTACCATGCGCTGTCACCAACTAAGCAGCGTATACCACATACTTTGACAAACGGTACCATCACTGCTGACTCTCCGTTCAGCAAAGCAAATTTGCTCAACACCCACTTCACCTCATGCCTATCTAACACCACTGATGTCCTTTCATCACCTTGGGATGCTCCTGTTTCACCTTCCCTTGACTCTATTTCCTGCTCTCCGGACCAGGTGCTTTCATTGCTGTCTAGGACAAAGTTAAAAACTGCCTCAGGGCCAGACGGGATATCTAGTCACATGCTGCGCAAAACCTCATCCTCCATCCATCATTTCTTCACGTACCTTTTCAACAAATAG